One genomic region from Patescibacteria group bacterium encodes:
- a CDS encoding extracellular solute-binding protein yields the protein MLTKSKQRLFSAFLFFPLMLSFNFSDIPLIGRFFKDKANLVSSSDKVELTYWGLFETEETLNPLISAYEKTHPNIKINYEPKDFNDLKSYKETLQARLKNNTAPDIIRMHSSWVPEFYPYLKPAPNTAFTKETYSKEFFPAAEDCCVSSKGEAYAVPLMYEALVVFYNQDILSEEGINRLPKTWDDFRELAIALTKKDERGNIIRAGAAIGNSKNIAHSSDILGLMWSQSNVKIPEDLDSDAAANVLDYYVSFFKTDRVWDNWLPYSPIAFAEEKVAIMFAPTWQSFSILNSNPNSHIGISAVPQIPIWQSPGITNINWASFWVEGVPKSSKNSNAAWEFLKFLSQKEQRDKLFKESARIRPFGNSFGLNALSETLRNVDYITNVVLGAPNAKSGIIADRVGNNLYVDAINKAVDTVLSGKTSKEALLDAKKTIIDAQKDSQLK from the coding sequence ATGCTAACAAAATCAAAACAACGGCTTTTTTCCGCATTCCTATTTTTCCCGCTTATGTTATCGTTTAATTTTTCGGATATACCTTTAATCGGAAGGTTTTTCAAGGATAAAGCAAATTTGGTCTCGTCCTCGGATAAAGTGGAATTAACCTATTGGGGACTTTTTGAAACGGAAGAAACCTTAAACCCCTTAATTAGCGCCTACGAAAAAACGCACCCTAATATTAAAATAAACTACGAGCCCAAAGATTTTAACGACCTAAAAAGCTACAAAGAAACTCTGCAGGCGCGTCTAAAAAACAACACCGCTCCCGATATAATACGAATGCATAGTTCTTGGGTACCCGAATTTTACCCCTATTTAAAACCCGCTCCAAATACCGCTTTTACTAAAGAAACCTACTCAAAAGAATTTTTCCCCGCCGCGGAGGATTGTTGCGTATCCAGCAAAGGCGAGGCGTACGCTGTACCTTTAATGTATGAGGCTTTAGTGGTGTTTTATAACCAAGACATTTTATCCGAAGAAGGTATTAATCGCCTACCCAAAACTTGGGACGATTTTAGGGAGCTAGCAATTGCCTTAACTAAAAAAGACGAACGGGGAAATATAATAAGAGCGGGAGCGGCTATTGGAAATTCCAAAAACATTGCCCACAGCTCGGATATTTTGGGCTTAATGTGGTCTCAAAGCAATGTAAAAATACCGGAAGATTTAGATTCGGATGCCGCCGCCAATGTTTTAGATTATTATGTAAGCTTTTTTAAAACCGACCGCGTTTGGGATAACTGGTTGCCCTACTCGCCTATCGCTTTTGCGGAAGAAAAGGTGGCAATAATGTTTGCTCCAACCTGGCAAAGCTTTAGCATACTAAACAGCAACCCAAATAGCCATATAGGAATTTCCGCCGTTCCTCAAATACCTATATGGCAAAGCCCGGGCATTACTAACATAAACTGGGCAAGTTTTTGGGTTGAAGGGGTTCCCAAGTCAAGCAAAAACAGTAATGCCGCATGGGAATTTTTGAAGTTTTTATCCCAAAAAGAGCAGAGAGACAAACTTTTTAAAGAAAGCGCCCGAATCCGCCCTTTTGGAAACAGTTTTGGGTTAAACGCCCTTTCCGAAACTTTAAGAAATGTAGACTATATTACCAATGTGGTTTTGGGCGCGCCAAACGCCAAAAGCGGTATTATCGCCGATAGGGTAGGCAACAACCTTTATGTGGACGCAATAAATAAAGCGGTAGATACTGTGTTGTCCGGAAAAACCTCCAAAGAAGCATTACTTGACGCTAAAAAAACTATTATAGACGCGCAAAAAGATTCTCAATTAAAATGA